DNA from Nitrospira sp.:
CCAAACTGATTTATGACACGACTCAGCATTTCTTTGTCAGTCTTTTCAATCCTCCTAAGAAGCGAAACGGCCGCCTGTTCCATTTCGGCCTTCTTCTCTACCTTCACCTTCTCGATCTCTTCGTAAACATTCTTCAAATCGGCTAAAGCCTTCTTAGCCTTCTCTGAATCCAGGGAACCTTCCCCAACCAGGGGAAGCAACACATCCAATATCAGACCCAGCTGCCTTCCATACGAAGCCTTCTCAAATACTTCCTTTTCGATACTTCCTACACCGGCCTCCGGCTTGATCGCCCCAAAGAACCAACCTAGATCGGGCGAAATATCCTGAAGGACACTTCCGCTTAGGGGAAAATGGACTTGAGGGGACCACATCCAATACCAAGGTAACATGTTGACCTCCGTTTCAGTTAGACCACCGACCTAAGGACACCCAACCATGTCTAGGCCGATCCGCATAACACGCGACGAACATTCACACACCATATGCCATCTGTTTCGTTGTTTCCACAAGGGACGACCGTTTGACCATTCCTCATGAGTTCTTACGCGGATCGGCATAACACCCGTTCCGTGGAGCCGCACAGCTTGTCAGTCGTGGGTTCCTGCGTAGGCGGTGGAACAACCCCACTCATGTGGCTAACCTTTCGGGCGAGAGGCGCGACGTGCCGCCTCCTTCTCAATCCGATGGTTAGGCCTGTTGTGAATCAATGATCCGTTGGATGTTACGTTTCAATCCTGGAAGTTTCTCGTACACCACGTCCCATACCAGCTGATAATCCACCCCAAAGTAACCGTGGATCAGGCGGTCGCGCATCTGAGCAATCGGACGCCACTCAACCGTGGGATGCGATGCCCGGAACTCCTGGGGCAGGTTCTTCACGGCTTCGCCGATAATTTCCAAGCTGCGCACGAACGCACGTCGCAACGTCTCATCAGCTGCAAAACGCTCATAGGTCAGACTCTGACTCTGATCGAGGAGGTACTCGACCTCCACGAGAATATGCCGCAGATAGTCACGCGGCTCGAAGGACATCCATTGCCTCGGCCAAGATGTGCGGCCCAATAAACGGTGAGAGTGACTCAGTGGTGACCACTTCAACCCGATGCTCCAACGTGTCTTCGAGCAGATCCGCCAGCGCCATGAAGCGATCGAAGGTCTTCTCTCTCAGAGCGAACTCGACAAGCACATCAACATCACTGTCGGGGCGAGCCTCGTTGCGAAGCACCGATCCGAAGAGCGCCAGCCGACGAACACCGAGGCGCCGAATCTCGGACTCAACGGTTTGTAGCCGCCGGATCGCCTCGTCACGGGTGAGGGAAATTTTGCTCATGTGGAGAACATACACGAAACATCCGACTGATGCGAGGTGGAAGGCCTAACGCGGGGCTAACCGGCGCGTTGCTGTTTGGCGTGCAGTGGTCGCCGCGACATCCAACAGTCCTCGCAACGCCTCGTTGACCGCTTTAGCCTTCGGGAAGGCTTCGGCAAGTTTGGGTTCGAGAACGACGACGTTTGTCTCCATCGCAAACCGAGCAGCATACTTCCCGCGCACGAGCTTGCCAAAGTCCGAACGTCTGTATTCCGGCCGAAGTTCGTCGACTGCTTTACGACTCCCCTTCTTCATAGATTCTCCTTTCTCGTCTCGTTACCAGCCGAGCACTGATAATGCGAATATGTTCACCTTCATCGGCATGTGCCACAACCACGAGGCGACCCTGGCTCGAATTGCCAAAGGTTACAAAGCGGCGCTCCTCTGCGGAATGTTCTATTTCTCGGCATGCATGCGCAGGGTCATGTTCATGCAACTGGCCGGCGCAGCCTCAAGAAGC
Protein-coding regions in this window:
- a CDS encoding DUF86 domain-containing protein; the encoded protein is MSFEPRDYLRHILVEVEYLLDQSQSLTYERFAADETLRRAFVRSLEIIGEAVKNLPQEFRASHPTVEWRPIAQMRDRLIHGYFGVDYQLVWDVVYEKLPGLKRNIQRIIDSQQA
- a CDS encoding nucleotidyltransferase family protein, which encodes MSKISLTRDEAIRRLQTVESEIRRLGVRRLALFGSVLRNEARPDSDVDVLVEFALREKTFDRFMALADLLEDTLEHRVEVVTTESLSPFIGPHILAEAMDVLRAA